The Propionispora hippei DSM 15287 genome includes the window GAGAATGTCGGAGTATTGCTGCAAGGACAGTACCGGGCGGTTATGAATCATTTGCGTTCCGGCCGGGACTGGCAGCTTGCCGGGAAGCGGGGCGGGTTGCTTTTTTTACCGCTCCGGAACGAGGGAGACAGTGATGTAACCGGGTTTTACCACAATCTGGACTGCATTGAAGCCAGCTGTCAGGATTATATACTGTTGGCGGGAGGGCATCTGGTCTGCAGCCTGGACTATCGCCGGGTAAAGCATTTTCATCAATTGCATAAGGCTGATGTAACTCTGGTGGTAGGAGATAAAGGTTTGGCGGAAAAAGCAGGGGGAGACACAGCTTTGCGGCTGGACGCAGATGGTCGTGTCCGGGGACTTGACACCCAGGGGATGGTTTCACTGGATATGTGTCTGATGAGTAAGTCCTTATTTTTAGAGTTGGTGAGCGCCGCCTGCCGGGATGGTGCTTACGATACAATACTGGACGGAGTTTTGCAACAAGCAGGCCGGCTGCGTGTATACGGCTACCGCCATAAGGGTTATGTGGCCGGCATCGGTTCGGCGCAAAGCTACTACCGCCACCATATGGAGCTTCTGACCATGGAAAAGTGGCAGCAATTTTTCTCTGAGGCAGGTATGACCTATACCTGCGATCAGGAGGAACCGCCGGCCGTTTATTTGACGGGAGCCCGGGTGCGCAATGCCATTGTCGCCAGTGGCAGCCTGATTGGCGGTGTTATTGAAAATAGCGTCATTTTTCATGGTGTGACAGTAGAGCCTGGGGCGATTATAAAAAACAGCATCGTTATGCCTGGTTGTCATATTGCAGGCTATGCCCGGCTGGAGAATGTAATTTGTGATCAAGATGTTCATATTTCCCGGGGGAATTGTCTAAAAGGAACGGCCGGGCTGGCCATGGTCGTTTCCGGCGCGGCGCTGCCGCAGTAAGCAGATTTGGTGCAAGACCTTCAGCGGCGGAGCGGCAGCGTCAGGCTGGCCTGCTTTGGCAAGACAAGGAAAGGAGAGCGGGACGTGAATTTTGATAAAGCCGGATTTAAGAACAGTTTTATTAATCAGTTGCAGTCCATGTATGGCAAGGGCTTGGAGGAAGCCGATCTATACGAACAATACATGGCCTTTGGCGCTTGTGTCCGGGAAGTGATCAGTCAAAACTGGATACGGACCAGGCAGCAATACCGTTCAAAAAATGAAAAGCAGGTTTTTTATTTTTCCATGGAATTCTTGCTGGGCAAAT containing:
- the glgD gene encoding glucose-1-phosphate adenylyltransferase subunit GlgD, with protein sequence MENVMGLITFGRQQAAPVEISGIRHVAVLPFGGEYRVIDFVLSSMVNSGIENVGVLLQGQYRAVMNHLRSGRDWQLAGKRGGLLFLPLRNEGDSDVTGFYHNLDCIEASCQDYILLAGGHLVCSLDYRRVKHFHQLHKADVTLVVGDKGLAEKAGGDTALRLDADGRVRGLDTQGMVSLDMCLMSKSLFLELVSAACRDGAYDTILDGVLQQAGRLRVYGYRHKGYVAGIGSAQSYYRHHMELLTMEKWQQFFSEAGMTYTCDQEEPPAVYLTGARVRNAIVASGSLIGGVIENSVIFHGVTVEPGAIIKNSIVMPGCHIAGYARLENVICDQDVHISRGNCLKGTAGLAMVVSGAALPQ